A genomic region of Sarcophilus harrisii chromosome 6, mSarHar1.11, whole genome shotgun sequence contains the following coding sequences:
- the LOC100920589 gene encoding olfactory receptor 9G4-like has product MSVEVGNQTTLTEFILIGFSADPRMQLIFFGAFLALYLITLAGNMILVILIRIDSRLHTPMYFFIGNLSFLDFWYTSVYIPKILATCISEDKRISLMGCGAQFFFSCVMAYTECYLLAAMAYDRYVAICNPLLYSASMSRSLCVGLVSGSYVAGFLNAIAHTANTFRLKFCGKNIIDHFFCDVLPLVKMSCTDTKVYEKILMGMVGFAVLSSILAILISYFNILLAILRIRSASGRWKAFSTCASHMISVMLFYGSLLFIYSRPSSTYSLKKDKLAALFYTVVNPLLNPIIYSFRNKDVKEAFRKAIQSIKVRR; this is encoded by the coding sequence ATGTCAGTGGAAGTGGGGAATCAGACCACCCTGACTGAATTCATCTTAATTGGTTTCTCAGCTGATCCCCGGATGCAACTGATCTTCTTTGGAGCTTTTTTGGCTCTTTATTTGATAACATTGGCAGGGAACATGATTCTAGTTATCTTAATCAGAATTGACTCCCGTTTGCACACtcctatgtattttttcattGGCAATCTGTCATTCTTGGATTTCTGGTATACATCTGTATACATCCCCAAAATCCTGGCCACCTGTATATCTGAAGACAAGCGTATATCCTTAATGGGCTGTGGagcccagtttttcttttcctgtgtTATGGCTTACACTGAGTGTTACCTGCTTGCTGCCATGGCCTATGACCGTTATGTAGCCATCTGTAATCCCCTTCTCTATTCAGCTTCTATGTCCAGATCTCTCTGTGTTGGGCTGGTTTCTGGGTCTTATGTAGCTGGCTTCTTGAATGCCATAGCTCACACTGCTAACACATTTCGTCTGAAATTTTGTGGGAAAAATATCATCGACCACTTCTTTTGTGATGTTCTACCCCTGGTAAAGATGTCCTGCACTGACACAAAAGTTTATGAGAAGATACTCATGGGAATGGTGGGGTTTGCAGTTTTGTCTAGCATACTGGCCATCCTGATATCCTACTTCAATATCCTCCTGGCCATCCTTCGCATCCGCTCAGCCTCAGGGAGATGGAAGGCTTTCTCCACCTGTGCTTCCCACATGATCTCTGTCATGCTTTTCTATGGCTCCCTCCTCTTCATATACTCAAGACCCAGCTCAACTTATTCCCTGAAGAAAGACAAGTTGGCTGCCCTATTCTACACAGTGGTGAATCCTTTGCTCAATCCCATAATCTATAGCTTTAGGAACAAGGATGTAAAGGAGGCCttcagaaaagcaatacaaagcaTAAAAGTACGAAGATGA